The following proteins come from a genomic window of Polaribacter dokdonensis:
- the trpD gene encoding anthranilate phosphoribosyltransferase: MKAILNKLYNHERLTKLEAKQVLKDIALEKYNDAHLASFMTVFMMRPITVDELAGFRDALKELAIKIDLSDFNTIDIVGTGGDGKDTFNISTLTSFIVAGTGQKVAKHGNYSVSSQSGSSDMLASFGYEFTNDENTLKNHLDKANICFLHAPKFHPAMKAVGPTRKALKLKTFFNMLGPLVNPSSPKNHMLGTFNLEVARLYNYILQDEDINYGIIHALDGYDEISLTSGFKMFTKKGEQLINPEDIGQQRIQQSEIFGGNSVADAAKIFKTILEGEGTEAQNNVVLTNAAFALKIVDDKKAFSTAFEEAKASLFGGKAKDCLNKLINL, encoded by the coding sequence ATGAAAGCAATTTTAAATAAATTATACAATCACGAAAGGTTAACCAAGCTTGAAGCAAAACAAGTTTTAAAAGACATTGCTTTAGAGAAATATAATGATGCGCATTTGGCTTCTTTTATGACTGTTTTTATGATGAGACCAATTACAGTTGATGAACTTGCTGGTTTCAGAGATGCTTTAAAAGAATTAGCCATAAAAATAGATTTATCTGATTTTAATACCATTGATATTGTTGGTACAGGAGGTGATGGAAAAGACACCTTTAACATATCTACTTTAACCTCTTTTATTGTTGCAGGTACAGGTCAAAAAGTTGCAAAACATGGTAACTATTCTGTGTCTTCTCAATCTGGTTCTTCAGATATGTTAGCCAGTTTTGGTTATGAATTTACGAATGATGAAAACACACTTAAAAATCATTTAGATAAAGCCAATATTTGTTTTTTACATGCGCCTAAATTTCACCCAGCAATGAAAGCTGTTGGCCCTACAAGAAAGGCTTTAAAATTAAAGACGTTTTTTAATATGCTTGGGCCCTTGGTAAACCCAAGTTCTCCTAAAAACCACATGTTAGGAACCTTTAATTTAGAGGTTGCACGTTTGTATAACTATATTCTGCAAGATGAAGATATCAACTATGGAATTATTCATGCTTTAGATGGTTATGATGAAATTTCGTTAACTAGCGGATTTAAAATGTTTACTAAAAAAGGAGAGCAATTAATAAACCCAGAAGATATAGGTCAGCAAAGAATACAACAATCTGAAATTTTTGGAGGAAATTCTGTGGCTGATGCAGCAAAAATTTTTAAGACAATTTTAGAAGGTGAAGGTACAGAAGCACAAAATAATGTGGTGCTTACAAATGCTGCTTTTGCACTAAAAATTGTAGATGATAAAAAAGCTTTTAGTACTGCCTTTGAGGAAGCAAAAGCATCTTTATTTGGAGGCAAAGCAAAAGATTGCCTGAATAAATTAATAAACCTATAA
- a CDS encoding anthranilate synthase component I family protein, translating into MKNIKFKTIHKTKIADTITPVGLYLRIRDKYANTLLLESSDYHSKDESFTFIAIEPVVSIKAENHHLCFSHKNVEIENKKIGRNFNQIFEEYSKRIELDSPAELKSFNGLYGYTTYDSVQYFENIELTVDEAPSAIPLLQYSFYRFIIAINHFNDEMTLIENIEEGTESRIKEIQTLIDAQTFNTYQFDIVGEETSNVKGEEFIEYVKKAKAHCKRGDVFQLVLSRQFQQKFKGDEFNVYRALRSINPSPYLFYFDYGSFKLMGSSPEAQIKISAGKATINPIAGTFRRTGDMAKDIQLGKKLSEDKKETAEHVMLVDLARNDLSKHADQVEVEVFKEVQYFSHVIHLVSTVTGQLKGNPIEIVGDTFPAGTLSGAPKYKAMQLIDTYENQSRGFYGGAVGIIGLDGSVNLAIAIRSFVSKNKTLYYQAGAGIVIHSDEEKELQEVNNKLAALKKALILAEQI; encoded by the coding sequence CAATTACGCCTGTTGGTTTGTACTTGCGTATTAGAGATAAGTATGCAAATACTCTTTTATTAGAAAGTTCAGATTATCATAGTAAAGACGAAAGTTTTACATTTATAGCCATTGAGCCTGTAGTTTCTATAAAGGCAGAAAATCATCATTTATGTTTTTCTCATAAAAATGTAGAAATAGAAAATAAAAAAATTGGTAGAAATTTTAACCAAATATTTGAAGAGTATAGTAAAAGAATAGAGTTAGACTCTCCTGCAGAATTAAAATCATTTAATGGTTTATATGGTTACACTACTTATGATTCTGTACAGTATTTTGAGAATATAGAGTTAACGGTTGATGAGGCTCCTTCAGCTATACCTTTACTACAATACAGTTTTTACAGATTTATTATTGCTATCAATCATTTTAATGATGAAATGACTTTGATAGAAAATATTGAAGAAGGTACTGAGTCTAGAATTAAAGAAATTCAAACTTTAATAGATGCACAGACTTTTAATACATATCAATTTGATATTGTAGGGGAAGAAACTTCTAATGTTAAAGGTGAAGAGTTTATTGAGTATGTAAAGAAAGCAAAAGCACATTGTAAAAGAGGAGATGTTTTTCAGTTGGTTTTATCTCGCCAATTTCAACAAAAATTTAAAGGAGATGAGTTTAATGTATACAGAGCTTTACGTTCTATAAATCCATCACCTTATTTATTCTATTTCGATTACGGTTCTTTTAAATTAATGGGTTCTTCACCAGAAGCACAGATTAAGATTTCTGCAGGTAAAGCAACCATAAATCCTATTGCTGGTACTTTTAGAAGAACAGGAGATATGGCTAAAGATATTCAGTTAGGTAAAAAGCTTTCTGAAGATAAAAAAGAAACTGCAGAACATGTAATGCTAGTAGATTTAGCTAGAAACGATTTAAGTAAACATGCAGATCAAGTAGAAGTAGAGGTCTTTAAAGAAGTGCAATATTTTAGTCATGTTATTCATTTAGTTTCGACTGTAACAGGACAATTAAAAGGAAATCCAATAGAAATTGTAGGGGATACATTTCCTGCAGGTACTTTAAGTGGTGCACCAAAATATAAGGCAATGCAATTAATTGATACTTATGAAAATCAATCTAGAGGATTTTATGGTGGTGCAGTTGGTATTATTGGTTTAGATGGCTCTGTAAATTTAGCCATTGCAATACGTTCTTTTGTAAGCAAAAATAAAACTTTGTATTATCAAGCAGGAGCAGGAATCGTGATTCACTCAGATGAAGAAAAAGAATTACAAGAAGTAAATAATAAGTTAGCAGCTTTGAAAAAAGCCTTAATTCTAGCAGAACAAATTTAA
- a CDS encoding anthranilate synthase component II → MKILIIDNYDSFTYNLVHMVEEITGTFPAVFRNDEISINQVGEFDLIMLSPGPGIPDEAGILKEVIKTYAGVKPIFGVCLGLQAITEVFGGKIINLNDVYHGVATEMKVTDDSAVIFKDIPAIFLAARYHSWAATDEGFPNELKVTARDEEGLIQAIEHVAYPISAVQFHPESILTDVGKQLVTNFINSAELNAELDSASK, encoded by the coding sequence ATGAAAATATTAATAATAGATAACTACGATTCATTCACCTACAACTTAGTTCACATGGTTGAAGAAATTACGGGTACTTTTCCTGCAGTTTTTAGAAACGATGAAATAAGTATTAATCAAGTTGGTGAATTTGATTTAATTATGCTTTCTCCTGGACCTGGAATTCCAGATGAAGCAGGTATTTTAAAAGAAGTTATTAAAACCTATGCAGGTGTAAAACCTATATTTGGAGTTTGCTTGGGTTTACAAGCAATTACTGAAGTTTTTGGGGGTAAAATTATCAATCTAAATGATGTGTATCATGGAGTAGCAACAGAAATGAAGGTTACAGATGATAGTGCAGTAATTTTTAAAGATATACCAGCAATATTTTTAGCTGCACGTTATCATTCTTGGGCAGCAACAGATGAGGGTTTCCCAAATGAATTAAAAGTTACAGCTAGAGATGAAGAAGGATTAATTCAGGCTATTGAGCATGTTGCTTATCCAATTTCTGCGGTTCAATTTCATCCAGAATCTATTTTAACAGATGTTGGTAAACAGTTGGTGACGAATTTTATCAACTCTGCAGAGTTGAATGCTGAACTTGATTCAGCATCTAAATAA
- the trpC gene encoding indole-3-glycerol phosphate synthase TrpC: MTILDKIIAFKKKEIAKIKADVPLKKLVESPKFKRTPISLKKSLLEVGSTGIIAEYKRQSPSKGIINDKATIAEVTNGYLDANVAAQSILTDTSFFGGTMADLMEARIINQTKPILRKDFVVDGFQIVEAKAIGADVILLIASCLTSEELKNYGNLATDLGLEVLYEVHTQEDLDKISDLNNKIIGINNRNLKTFEVDLDHSIKLANQIPDTCIKVSESGISDPRIIIGLKEYGFQGFLIGENFMKTDNPGEACQDFINQIK, encoded by the coding sequence ATGACAATTTTAGATAAAATAATCGCATTTAAAAAGAAGGAAATTGCTAAAATAAAAGCAGATGTACCTCTTAAGAAATTAGTAGAAAGTCCTAAATTTAAAAGAACACCAATCTCACTAAAGAAATCTTTATTAGAAGTAGGTTCAACAGGAATTATTGCTGAGTATAAACGTCAATCACCATCTAAAGGTATCATAAATGATAAAGCAACAATTGCTGAGGTTACAAATGGATATTTAGATGCAAATGTAGCTGCACAATCCATATTAACAGACACCTCTTTTTTTGGAGGAACAATGGCAGATTTAATGGAAGCAAGAATAATCAATCAAACAAAACCAATTCTAAGAAAAGATTTTGTGGTTGATGGTTTTCAAATTGTGGAAGCAAAAGCCATTGGAGCAGATGTAATTTTATTAATAGCTTCTTGTTTAACATCAGAAGAATTAAAAAATTATGGAAATTTGGCTACAGATCTAGGTTTAGAGGTTTTATATGAAGTGCATACACAAGAAGATTTAGATAAGATTTCTGATTTAAATAATAAAATTATCGGAATTAATAACCGTAATTTAAAAACATTTGAGGTTGATTTAGATCATTCAATAAAACTGGCAAATCAAATTCCAGATACATGTATTAAAGTTTCAGAAAGTGGAATTTCTGACCCAAGAATTATTATTGGTTTAAAAGAATATGGATTTCAAGGATTTTTAATAGGAGAAAATTTTATGAAAACCGATAACCCTGGAGAAGCTTGTCAAGATTTTATAAATCAAATTAAATAA